A region from the Aegilops tauschii subsp. strangulata cultivar AL8/78 chromosome 5, Aet v6.0, whole genome shotgun sequence genome encodes:
- the LOC109765870 gene encoding BTB/POZ and MATH domain-containing protein 2-like, giving the protein MAASQSSIAMVPSRCTAETHTARGKVAFEIAGYSRLKGLGRGKCLRSSAFSIGGYEWCIRYYPDGCQGEAGDGYVSVFVVLLTKNAEVRALNNWMLVNGVSGQSIVVLSGKAPRVFDRKMPAWGVPKFMKTTAEVESVYLQNDRLLIECEVNVIKESLDILVPPSDILDNLATLLEGKIGADVTFKVQGEVFSAHKILLAMRSAVFNAEFYGPMGDKGAQDIVIDDMQPAVFKAFLYFIYTDSMPSMDDLEDDDKREMVKHLLVAADKYVMERMKRICEGMLCRVLDVETLGTMLALADQYHCSNLKDACVEFMLSSDRMDDVIASQGYLQLKRSSPDIIVEVLERAAKSRRI; this is encoded by the coding sequence ATGGCAGCATCGCAGAGTTCAATAGCGATGGTGCCGTCGAGGTGCACAGCAGAGACGCACACGGCGCGGGGCAAGGTTGCGTTCGAGATTGCTGGCTACAGCCGTCTCAAGGGCCTAGGTAGAGGCAAATGTCTCCGTTCTTCAGCATTCTCCATCGGCGGCTACGAATGGTGCATCCGCTACTACCCCGACGGATGCCAAGGCGAGGCGGGTGACGGTTACGTCTCTGTTTTCGTCGTGCTCCTGACCAAGAACGCCGAGGTGAGGGCGCTCAACAACTGGATGCTTGTGAATGGGGTTAGTGGGCAGTCGATTGTGGTGCTCTCGGGTAAAGCGCCACGAGTGTTCGACCGAAAAATGCCAGCATGGGGCGTACCAAAGTTCATGAAGACAACTGCTGAAGTAGAGTCGGTGTACCTGCAGAACGATCGTCTCCTGATCGAGTGCGAAGTCAATGTTATCAAGGAATCACTCGATATCCTTGTGCCGCCCTCTGACATTCTGGATAATCTTGCAACCTTGCTAGAGGGGAAGATAGGAGCAGACGTGACTTTCAAGGTTCAAGGGGAGGTCTTTTCCGCGCATAAGATTTTGCTCGCGATGCGATCGGCGGTCTTCAACGCGGAGTTCTATGGTCCGATGGGGGACAAAGGTGCACAGGACATAGTTATTGACGACATGCAGCCTGCTGTTTTCAAGGCATTTCTTTACTTCATATACACGGATTCAATGCCTTCCATGGACGATCTTGAGGATGATGATAAAAGAGAAATGGTTAAGCACTTACTCGTGGCTGCGGACAAGTATGTGATGGAAAGGATGAAGAGGATATGTGAAGGGATGCTATGCAGGGTTCTTGATGTTGAGACACTAGGGACCATGTTAGCTCTAGCTGACCAGTATCACTGCAGCAACCTCAAAGATGCTTGCGTTGAATTTATGCTCTCTTCGGATAGAATGGATGATGTGATCGCAAGCCAAGGGTATTTACAACTGAAAAGATCTTCTCCTGATATCATTGTAGAGGTATTGGAGAGAGCGGCTAAGTCCCGCAGAATTTAG